Part of the Pseudobacteriovorax antillogorgiicola genome is shown below.
TCGATCCCTGAATCGCCGCGTGGAACGCTACCCGGAGCTTTCAGACTTTTACAATCGCTACGATCGATTTACAGTGACGGGCAAGGATCGCAAAGCCTTCGATAAACTGGTCAAGGGCCTAGAGCCCGAAGAAAAGGCCTTGCTCCAATCCAAAAAGCACTTCTATCAGTTTGAATTTGCCAATAAAGGTGGGCTTGTGATGCCTATCATCCTGCAGCTCAAATTTAGCAATGGCAGCGAAGAGTTGCTGCGGATTCCCGCTGAAATCTGGCGGCGCCATAGCCAGGCAGTGAGCAAGGTGGTACTTTCCGATCATGAGTTAGTGAGTGCAACGGTGGACCCTTTTTGGGAAACAGCGGATGTTGACACCTATAACAATCACTTTCCTAGAAAGCCATACGAGTCTCGATTGCAGGTTTACAAAAGAGAGAAGAGCCGCAATCTTATGAAGGAGATGGCGGAAGACCAGAAGGCCGAAGCTAAAACCAGCGATGCGGCTGAAGAAAGTACAGCTAAGGAGACCCACTAATATGAGTCGGTTTGGAATTCCTAGGCCTAAGTTCCAGTCTGTTTTGACGATGGTTGTGCTGTGCTTTTGGCTTAGCCCTGCTCTTGGACATCGCTATGCCATGAGTCAGGGGATGGTTGAGCACAATAAGTCGACAAAGTCTTTGGAGCTTAGCATTCAGCTCTTCAATCATGATTTGGACCAAGTTTTTCCTAAGATCTGTCAGCGCTATGGCTACAGCCCGTGTTCTCATGAGGAGGCGTTGCTGAGCTATACCAGAGATGGGTTTAAAGTTTTAAAGGCTGGCAAAATCTTGCCATGGCGGTGGGTTGGAGTATCGCGGGAGATCCACCATACGTATATATTCCTGGAACTGATCGGCCATGAAAAGAAGCCTGAAAACATTACCTTCGAGCACAACCTTCTCAAAGACTTTTTTCCCCGTCAGGCGAATCGTGTGGTGTGGCGCACTCGGCCAGACCAAAGCTAGGGGTTTAAGTTGGCTAGGAAACTTTCACCATCTGATGCGAGGGCCAAATTCGGCCCTCCCACAAGTGGGTAGCCATCCCGAAAGCTCAAGGATATCAGTCAGGTCGAGTTAAAACTGAAAAAATGAATGTCGAGTCTTGATTTTCCCGCGTGGAGGGTCGAAACCTCGGTACTTGAGGTTTGTCTTGGGAAGGAGTTCAATTTGTTTAGATTCGCTGGCCAGCAGTTTCAAAGTCGCCAAGACTTGGACCAAGCCCTCTGCACCTATCTCAGCGATCGCATCAACCCTCGGTTTCACAAGGCAAAATTTAAAGCAGATCACGGTGCCATTCGAGAGTTGCGCGATTACCTGAAAACCGTACGGGAAGTTGAGGATCTCGACACTATATTCATCAGCCGCGGTAAAGACGGGTTTGTGTTAACCCTGCAATCACGTGTGATCATTGAGATCGATAAACACCGCTCCACAGGCTATCAATTTCAGGGTCTTAGCTACTCTAAATGGGCAGATGTAGAGCCCATATTTAAGAAGTTTCTGAGGAAATACACCCCTCGTATGCCCTGCTTTGCTGGACCGAGCCGCTGTATTTCTATGGAGCATCACCAAGCCGACGATTTCGTTGTGTTTGTTCAGAGCTACGGACAGGGTTCTTCAGGCACTGTCGGTGACCTCGATTGGGTCCACGTAACCCGCAAAGATCAAAGGTTTCACATCTATGGCTTTCGCAGAACCATGATGAATCTTGTAAATAGTTGATCAGCTTATCTTAATTGTTTCTTTACGATCGTCTAGTGGCTCGATCTTTGCCGTTGACTTCAAGCAATATCACTATCTAAACTGGCATAGTTGGGCCTCGCTTTTTTGTGAAAAAAACCTAGGAATCTTAAGAGAAAAACTGTAAAAAAATGGCCTTGTCGGCCAATTAGGTCATTTTAAGTAGGTGTAATGCCGCCGTCTGATTACCGGAGTATTCATGTCACAGTCCATACGAAACATTTGTACCATCGCTCACGTCGATCATGGGAAAACAACTTTGGTTGATTTCTTATTGAAACAGTCTGGTACATTCCAAGCCCACGAAACCGTCGAAGATCGGGTCATGGATAGCGATTCCCTAGAGCGTGAGCGAGGCATTACAATTTCTGCAAAAAATGCCTCGTTCAAATTAGGTACTACCAAAGTAAATATTGTCGACACTCCGGGTCACGCCGACTTTGGTGGAGAAGTTGAGCGGATCATGGACATGGTCGACGGTGCGATCCTATTGGTTGACGCTGCTGAAGGTCCTCTGCCGCAGACTCGATTCGTACTTGGCAAGGCCATTGAGAAAGGGTTGCGGATTATCCTTTGCGTGAACAAGGTGGATCGCCCCGAATGTCGCGAATCTGATTTGGTCGAAAACACTGTGAATAAGGTTTTTGATCTATTCGTTGAGCTAGGTGCTAGCGACGATCAGTGTGAGTTCCCCATTGTTTACGCTTGTGCCCGTGATGGTTGGTGTACCACTGAGCAAGATAAGATCGAAGAGTATATTGAAGGTCAACACCCGAAGAAGCTGGATCCTCTATTTGAAGAGATTTTAAAGTTTCCAGAAGCCAAGCCTGAAGACTACGGCGATTTCCGTATGCTTCTCTCGAATGTGGCCTACGATAACTTCGTCGGTTCATTAGCTCTCGGTAAGGTGAGAAGTGGCGACGTTAAGAAAAACGACACCCTCTTTCGAATAGGCGTCGACGCTCAAGGTAATCCCGTGACTGAGCGATTCATGGCGACGCGAATCTTCGTATTTGATGGCATGAAGCAAAAAGAGGTGGAAAGCCTGAGCGAAGGTGATATCGGCTTGGTTGCGGGCTGCGATAAATTTGAGATTGGCGACACCATCGTTGGCAAAGAAGGCAGTGAGGCTCTGGAGCGAATTGAGGTTGAAGAGCCAACAATGAGAATGCTCTTCTCTATCAACACCGGTCCAAACTCTGGCAAGGAAGGTAAGGCGATTCAATCTCGTGAATTGCGTGAACGCTTGCTTAACGAATGCCGTGCTAACCCAGCGTTGAAGATGGAAGATACCGATGTTGCTGACCAATATTATTTGCTAGGCCGTGGCGAACTTCAGTTTGGTATCATTATCGAAAGAATGCGGCGTGAGGGGCTAGAGTTTATGGTCGGTCGCCCCAATGTCTTGATGAAGCAGGCTGATGATGGTTCGACACTCGAACCGTATGAGAGTCTCGTTCTAGACTTGCCAGAAGCATACTCTGGTGATGTGACGAAGATCTACCAGCAACGTAAAGGTGTTTTAGCATCCTACGAAAGTTTGCCAGGTGATTCCGAGAACCCAAGGGTTCGTCTGACTTTCGAGATTCCCACTCGTGGTATTCTGGGAACAAACTCGCAGTTTCTTACCGCAACCCGTGGTACAGGAATCATGTCTTCCGAAACCATCGATCACCGACCACACACAGGAGTCTTGGCTCACCGTACAACAGGTTCAATTATCTCTGACCGAAAGGGTGAGACCACAGACTATGCACTGAACACCATTCAGCAACGTGGTGTGCTGTTCATTGGTACAGGTGTTGAGGTTTATGAAGGTATGATCATCGGCGAGTGTGCGAAGGATAACGATCTGAATGTCAACGCCTGCCGACCAAAGAAACTGACCAACGTGCGCTCGTCTGGCTCTGATGGCATCATTCAGCTCAATGGTACAAAGGACATGAGCCTTGAGGCTTGTATCGAGTGGATCGATGACGATGAGTGGATTGAAATCACCCCTGAAGCCATCCGCTTGCGCAAGAAAGTTCTTGCTGCCAACCAAAGACCAGTTAAGAAAAATAAATAATCATAATCGATAGACAGGGAACTCTGAAGGGTTCCCGGCTGCGGTTTATCGGCTAAGGGGCAACGCTCAAACTTTCGAATCCGAAAGCCAATGAGTCTGTTGCCATGTCCCCAATCCAAGTCGTGCCCAATGACCCGCCAGTGGTAATCAGTTGCGCTGCCGGATCTGGCCCACCAAAAGTTCCCGAAACCTGGCTATATGTGGCGTGAGACTGATCGTAGTAGTCCCCGATCAACGGGAATATCTTCTGTACCAAAATTGGTTGCTGGGATATCATGCGAAGCTCTTTAACTCCAATAGCTTTTGCCTGATCCTCGCCCTGGGCTTTTTTCCAGACACGGGCAATGATGGTAGCCTCGGTATTCACGATATTTGATATATCGACAGCCACATCATAGAATTGGGTGTTGAATTGCTCTAGGTTCGGATCGATTCTTGGAGTCAGCAAACCATAGCTAAATCTCGCTCCCCCTTCGCGCTCCTGAACTACTACTGTTACCGGGCCCGCTGGTAGAGTTAAAACCTGAGGAAGCGGCTCATCATCTTGGGTCAGGAGCTGGCGCCAGGCCCATTGATCAACACTAGGGTCAGAGATCATTTGCAGAGTTTGGTTATTGATGGTTACAAAAAATTCATTGCTGTCATCATCTGGCAGCATGACCCTCGACCAAAAGAAGTAGTCACCGGCAACGGGAATATCAACTGTGAATGTAATCGTTCCGGCTGTAGGATCACCTTGATCTTTAGGTGCACCTCCCGCAGGGCTTGTAACGTAGCTTGCAATGGCTCCATCTGGGCTGTCGGTTAGCATATTAGCAAAGTTTACCGCTCCGGTGCCTGAACTAGCGGGCATAGTGATATAGTCGTTGGGATCAGCCTCGATACTTACTGGGCTGGTCTCAGAAAATGTTGTGGTTTTGGATTTAATGTCGAACGTAGTACCGATGGGCTCTTCAAGCACAGCAACCAGAGCGTTCACCCCGGCTAGCAGCTCTTCGGCATCTTGCAAGCAGTCGGCTGACCAGCAGTTATGTCCATGATCACGAATTTTTGAAACAATTGTCGATCGCTCCGGTTGGAAGGAATCGATGCGGCCTTCCTTGATATACTCATACGATAAGTCCAGGGACTCATGACTTTCTGTATGGTGGCACTTGTTGCAATAGGGCTTGAGGATGGGTTCATATAGTTCTGCAGAGAAAACGGCTTTCGGATCGCCTGGCTTCAGCTCTGGGATCACTGGGTCAACTGGAGGTGGTATAGAAATCGTTGGTGCCTTCGAACAGTTTGCTAGCCCCAATAGCATCAAAGATATGACCCAAGCTCTCATTCTCGTCTCCTCACAATGTTCTTTGTGCGAGCTAGAATACAAGATGCGTGCCTTGTTGTTTAATTGTGATTGTAGGATCTTACCGTTGGTAAGAATGTCAAGACTTGTGGCACTGTCTATGGGGGCAAAGATAGCCCTGCCGGTTTCGGGAACCGGCTTTAAGGTCTTATCTTAAATAGGATAGATCTAGCGAAGATCGATAAAAGGTGGCGTCAGAAAAATTTTCAGATCCTGGTGCCGTCTCTTAATTCCTTCTAGGTCATCGAGGAATTCACTCCAGAGTCGTTGATGTGATTTCTTGGATCGAATTGGTTCCGTTATGTAACGCTCAAAATCAAAATGCATGGTATACCGAGACGAGCGAGCAGATGTTCCAAATGAAAGAGGCTTATCGCGATCACTGGCATAGCCAATGATCCAAAATCCTTCCCAATCGGCTACAGAGCCTACACTTTGTGGAACTGCTCCTCCAAAACTATCTGCCAGCAGGGTCTCGTAGTACGCAGACTCCTTTTGGTAAACCGGATGATTCTCGATAACATTGACTCCCTTGACAACATCATCTCGAAGTGCTGCATTGACAAGCTTTTCGCTAATACCTTGAACGTTTTCTGGAATGCGGCTGATCGCTTGGGAGTAGATAAAATCAATAGATTCGACAAAATTATCGATGATGGTGCGCTCGCGATCGAGGGATGGGGAGTAGGTGGAGGCCTTTATGGTGCCAGCTTCTAGATCAACTTCAAAGATTTTGAGGTAGCCGTCGCCACCATTGCGACTGCCTTGGAAATCGGCCAACACTTCATAAATGGGAAGATCGGCGCCGTTAAACCCGTCGTTTCTATGGAAGTCGGCATCGAAGTGGCCGCTTAATACCATGATGATATTTGCATGCCGTTGAATCAAGCCATCGTAAAACTCTTGTGACCTGCTGCCACGGTTATCCATGGTGATGCCACGTAAAATACCTGACTTGACCTTCTCACCATAGCGGGCAAAGCCAACCCGAAAATCTTGCAAATGCTTATGAGTGGTGATGATTGCCAGGCGATCCCGGTGGCTGGATAGGACTTGGTCAGCCCAATTGGTTTCGTCTTGATCGGAGTTAAGAGCGATGTTTAGAAAGATAAAGCCAGTTCCCTCATGCTCGATCAACTGGTAGTTGCTTTCTCCAGATGGCGACGAGCCCCCATACCAATGGCGATCGTTATATAATTGGGGGCCAAAGTAATTCCGGTAGTTTCTACTGTAATCAACAGAATCTTTGTTTCCTTCAACATCATGATTACCAAGGGCCATTCCATAGGGAATATCTGCACGATCGATGACGTCCATGGCTTCTTTAGCACGCTCCCACTGGGTGATATTCTGGGCTGTATTCACGATATCACCCAAATGAACGACCATCTTGATATCCAAGGAGTCTGCATTCTCGGCGACCCACTGGGTTTGGTCGGTAAAGTAGCGAAATGTTCCAGATGGATCGGTGACATTCTTCCTACCATCTCCTGGCCGATAGTCTTCAGTGTAGATTTGCGTATCAGGAAGGGCGACGAACCGAAAGGGCTTCGCAATGAGGTTTGTGCCAGCCAGGACTTGCGCAAGTAGCATGGTTGCTATCATGCTGTAATGATGCCGTATTATCATGGATTCCCACCTTGTTGTTAGAATATCGATGGACACATCCATATCACATCAGAAACGATTCCTCACCGTTCAGTCATCACCCAGAAAGACCAATTTGAAGGCTTTGTTCGGCGGACCAGGTAACCAGTGTTGAAATCCTTGCCAAGGTGCGGTTAGCAAGGGGCAGGAATATATGAGAAAAAGCTAGAAGCCGGACTTTTGCTTAAGATTACATGTTTTTGTGACGATAATTACCGTCAAATAAAAAAATTTTGGGATCGCTGATAGAGGTCGAGCCATCCCAAAAATCCATCGACCGGGGGGTTAAGGATGGGACGACGGCATCTCTTTGGGGCATCGCTATGCCTCAGTGTACTCGCATGCAAACCACAAACAAAAGCTCATATCATTTCTTCAACAAATACTGTGGAAAAGCTGATTGTAGAGGAAGTCTCTAGCGATCAGGTAGCAGTATCCCTTGAAGCCCAAGCTTTGACAATATTAGAGACTCAGTGTGCATCTTGTCACAACTTTAATAACGCTCAAGGTGGCTTTGGATCGATCCTGGATGTGGAAGAGATGATCAAGAGTGGCAAGTACATTGTTCCTGGTAATCCAGCTGAATCGACGATTTTCAATCGCTTGGCACCAGAGGGCAACATGCCCCCCAGCGGTGAGTTTGCTGATGAAGACCGGCAGGTTCTAGAAAAGTGGATTACCGAGATCACCATTGAAGAAGTTATTCCACTGAGCACTGAAGATGAGATTAAAACTATCCGGGCTGACTTAGAGCAGAATGTTGCTGCGGGCAATCGGTCGTTCGTCCGATATTTTTCTCTTCAAAATCAAAACAATGCGGGTCTTTCCTCTGAGCAGCGCGATAGTATGCTCAAAGCTCTTGCTAAGACGCTCAACTCTCTGTCTTCGACAACTACAGTTAAGGCGCCACTAGTTCTCGATGAACAGAAGAATATTGTTCGGATTGATCTCAGAGACTATGGTTTTGATGTGGCTAGCTTTGAAGCAATCATTAATGAGTTCTATCCTTTTGCGATCAGTCAAGTGCCATTTGGTAACGATCCGGTACAAGCGACAATCGCGGAAAACCACTCTTTCTTAGCTCAAGAAATCGGCTCAACCAATTTTCGAATTCGAATGGACTGGTTCGTTGCAACGGCGACCTTGCCTGAGCTTTACAAACGATTTCTAGGTTTGCCACCAACTTTGCAAGAACTCGATGTACAGCTAGGTGTCGACGCAATCAGTAATATTACAAACAATCTTGTGATTCGGAGTGGTTTCAGAAATTCTGGAGTTTCGAGTCAAAACAGAATTATCGAGCGCCATGTTTCTAGTAATAATTTACCATATTGGATCAGCTACGATTTTGCAGATAACAACGAAGGACAGCAGAATATCTTCAACTTTCCTCTGGGCCCTGTGGGAGCAGGATTTGATGAAAAAGCCTTCGATCATGACGGGGGTGAGGTGATCTTTCAGCTGCCTAACGGCCTATTTGGCTACTATTTAAATCTTGCAGATGGCACGGCCATTGACAAGGGGCCTACAAATATCGTTCGTCAGATAAATGGACCATCCCAGTTTTTCCAGGCAATCGTCAACGGGATGTCCTGCATGTCTTGTCATGGCCAAGGTCTTTTACCTAAGAAAGATGATATTCGTGGGTTTGCCGCGGCAGCTCAGAACTTCTCACAGGCTGAAAAGGTGAAGATTGCAGACCTCTTTGTTCCAGAGACAGTCATGAATCAAGCCATTGCTGAAGACAATCAGCGTTACTTCGAGTCGCTTAAAGGCCTTGGTATTAGCCCACTTGAGCCAGATCCGATCAACAATGCCTATCAACATTACAATAAGGCATTATTCAAAAAAGATGTTCAAGCAGAGCTAGGCTTCGATGACAATACCTTCAATACCATGGTCCAGACCGAGCCATTTAGGACAGCCTGGGTCAGTATATTCTATAACTCAGGGTCGATCACACGGCAGGAGTTTAACCTCCTCTATGGGGAAGCGATTCGAGCTTTCGGTAATGGTCGTGAGTGGACTGAGCCAACATCAGGGGACCATCTTATAACTCCTGATTGTATGGTTGCTGATCCTGCAAGTATGAGCACTTGTACTTTCAGCTTGTTGCCAGAGCCACCGGTGGTCGAGGACCCGGCTGCAGCTGATCAGGCTGCTGCAGCAGGTGATGGCGCTTAGCTTAGCTAGTAGTTTGGTTTACGATCCTTACAAAAACCAGTTTTCGGTGAGATAGTCTCGCAAGGATTGTAGTTCGGATTCAGTAAGAACACGGTCGTAAACCAATACTTCACCTATGGCCCCAGCAAAATGATGAGAGCCAACTGCAAATCCTGAGCCGAGATGGCCCATGGTTATGCCGCTGATTGTCTTCCCAGCATCGAATTCTGCGATGACAAGTTCTAAGGTATCATAGGCCCAAGGAGAAGAGTTCCCGTTTTCGAAGAAATTGGTAAAACTGGTATCATTTTGTAATTGGTAGCGCGCTTTGGTGCTACTGCTGCCATCGAAAGAAAACCCTAGATAGGGCTGACTGCTTCGATTCTCACAAGCTACGTGTGCTCCGTCACTGTAATGACCCCATATCTGACCGAGGTCTTGTGAATCCTGCCCCGTGCTATTCACCCGAAATACCGCAATCACGGTGCGGGCTACCAGGCCTTGGCTGCTCTCAAGGTAGTCGTCGACCCCATCAAAAACGAGCATGCTTTGGCCTTGGGGCCCACTTGCTTCGATAAGCGGCTGAGAGCCAAGCGTTGCTTGGCCGAGGTGAGCGCTAGCGCTGCCTAGATCTGAGATCTGGGAAACGCGATTACTGCTATCGATATTGGCGCTAGAAACGCCAGGTTTTAGCCAATGAACCAAGCCGTCTGCAGGAGGTGCCTTGGCTTCCACTTCGTTGACAGTGAAGGAACCTGTAATACCATCGCTGCTTGCACCTGTTGCGATGTTAAATCCACAGATACGAAAGCCGTAAGTGCCAAGTTCTAAGCCTTGTAAAAGGTAAGATTGATTTAGCCCAATAGCGCCAGAAGAGATTTGCTGCCCTTGCTGGCAACTGGCGGGCGCTGTATTAGCCTGATAGCTGATCGTGTGGTAGGTCGCGCCTTGTCCCTCAGCTACTTGCCATTGAATTCTGAGACCCAATGGCAATTGCTGGAAATCAAGACTCAGTGGATCTATGGGAGCCAAGCTAGTGTCTTCCTTCCAGCGCAGGCGCAGGTAGCGATCCAGTGCCTGGCGATCTTCGAGGCTTAAGGCGCGGCTGAACGCTAGTAGCTCCCCAATCTGACCACCATAGAAATGCTCTGAAGAGCCGCCGGCCGTAAGTTGAGCCATCGATTGGCTTGTGATGCTGTAGGCGGAGCCATATTCGGCAAGAGTATAGTGAATCTTGTTGTACTCCCAAGGTGCAGGGGTGAGGTGAGTCACGTAGCTCGATGAAAGAGACGTCAGGTCATCTACAGCATACCGAGCGCTATGGCTGGAGCTGCCATCGAAGCTGATGCCGTGATTTGTATCTCGCGGATCTGTGGCGATGTGGACGCCTTCGCTGTAGCTACCCCATATTTGCCCTAGAAGAGAAGAATTTTGGCTATCGTCGACCCGATGCACTGCTATTACTGTTTGGACATCAAGGGTGGCATCCCCGAGTAGGCGGTCGTCAACACCATCAAAATCTACCATCGCGAGCTGATGGCTGGCTTGGTCGACTCTAGGTTGCTGATCTGCTGAACCAACCGATAGATGTCGCATATTGCCCGATTGGTCCTGCCATTGGCTGACTCTACCATCGACGAGCGTGACACCTGCATCTGATCGATACCAGACTTCCATACCTTCAGGAAGAACAACAGCTGCGACAGGGAGAGATTGGTAGAGTGTTTCGCCGCTGAAGAGGGCGCGAATGCAGATTAATTTTAGCCCTGAACTTGGAAAAATAATGGCAAGGCTGAGATCGTTACCTTCGCCTGTGATCGCTTCAAGCTCGTCCTGGGTTGTGCTTGCATCGCAGCTCTGACCTTCATTCAGTAGAAAAGCTGCGACAGAAATGGTTTCATTCGCTCGTACTTGAATCGTTTTAGTGGACCCTGGTAGGTAGGGCCCATATCCTTCTGAGTCAATGAGTTCTAGGCTTGCTCCGGCCGGCGTTGAGACAGCAGCAACCACATCTTCTGCGGCTTGAGGTCCTGGTTTACCTTCGTTAGCTTGGTCGGGTAACAAAGGATTTCCATCCGGCTTCGGGACATTCGGGCTTTGAATCGAGTCGACCTCTTGGGATGAGACAACAACCGCCGGCTGCTCATCTGGTGAACCAGACTTTTTATTACAGCTAGTCATAAGAATTAAACATCCTGTAAGGATGAGTCGCAGTAACATTCGCACCCCTTGTTCGTTGAGCTATACTCTCTTTTCGGTAGGTGAGATGCTTAGACTAAGGGTGCAGTGGAATCATCCTAAGATCAATTGTTTACACCATAACAATAGGATTATGGATTGATGACTTTTGGTAATTTTTTGAGATATACATTCTACTAGATATCAAAGAGAGCCCATAGATCTTTTGCTTTCAGTGGGAGTGCTGGGTAATAAAGTAGAAAAGCGATAATATTCCTGTAAATTATTTCGGATCAAAGGTGAACGAAGGTGAAAAGTTTAATATCAATAGTAATTTAGAAATGGTGTAAATGATCTCTGCGGCTAACTAAGATTTCCTAAAAATTATCAATCTTAGTCCCGAGAGTAATTGGAAGCTAGAGGGAAAGATGGCCGTTGGATGCTAGGCTAGTGCAAGCGTTTTATCAGATAACAGCGGTCCTTTCTAACGGGTAACTGCCTAGAAAGTGAGATTCAGGGATGCAAAAGAAATTTCCATCGAAAGTTTTGTTTGTGGATGATGACTCCAGCGTGGTGACACCAGTAGCCAATGCTCTCGATAAGATGGGAGTTGAAATCTTTGTGGCTTCAGATCTTCAAACTGCCATGTATCGCTTCAATAAGCAGTTCTTCAAAATTATTTTTATTGATATGAACTTTGGCGAACTCGATGCACTATCGTTGATCCAAAAGTGGCGTAACCACGAGGTGAAGGAAAAGCGTACCGCGGCGTTTATTATTATGAATAGCGCACCCTTGAAGCCAGAGCAAAAAGCTCTTATGAGTGAACTGAAGGATATTGAAGTCGTTCAAAAGCCTCTTGCCTTAGGACCGATGATCACCCAGCTTAAGAAGTCGCACGGGCTACAAATTAGAAAGGACCTCAAAGAGAAGCTCAAGCATGGTATTCGCCAGGACTTTGAAAAATCGGGAGACCTAGATCAAGCTATCCAAAGGGTTAAGGAATGCCAGAAAGCTCTTGGCGATGACTACTTCACAATGTTGATTGAGCTTTATAACCTAAAGGGTAGCTACGAAGAAGGCTTGGAACTCTTGAAGAAGATGCCGGATAAGCTTATGGACCCCTTGCAGAAGTTTAACTTGATGGGTGAGTTTAGTTTGAAGATCGGCAAGTTCGAAGAGTCCAAACAGTTCTACGAAAAAGCGGATAAAATCGCTCCTGGTAATATCGATCGCATTACCAACATGGTGGATGTTTACTTGGCCCTTAAAGAGCCTGAAAGCGCAATTGAGAAGCAAAAAGACATCATCGAGTGCAATCCCGAAAATCCTGACATAAAATTTGAACTTTTCAAAAAATTAGAAGATGCTAGTTTTGCAGACGAAGCCGCCGATTTTTGCCGAGAGTCCACCATGCCGAAAGAAGTTATTAAGTACTTTAATAACAAAGGTGTGATGATGGTGAAAACGGAGGCAATTAAGAACGCAATCGCTGAGTACGAAAGGGCATTGAACTACTACCCCAATAACAAAGATAATTATTTGATACACTTCAATATAGCCCTCGCCTATCTGAAGCTTAGGGACCCACAACAAGTCTCAGTTGCCATCGATCACCTAAAATCCTCCATGGAAATTAATCCCCAATTTGAGAAGGCCAAAAGCGTGTTTGAGCGGGTACAAAGAGCCTCTGCAGCTTGATAGCTTACTTACGAATCTAAAATTGTACTATTCTCCAGTGAATTTTGCTAAAATTGACCGGACTACTTTGATCTTAGGTTATTTGGCCAATTCTATGCGGGAGGCTTTTATGGTTCGCTTTTGGTGTCTTGTAATGCTTATGACTAGCACTAAACTTTTCGCTGCCGAGCTTGTCTTTGAAGGCTCTTCCACTGTTTCGCCTACCGTTCGGGACTGGAAGAAACTATATGAAAAAGAATTGGGACTAAACGTAACCGTCAAAGGTGGGGGCTCAAGCCGCGGCATCGCATGTGTGAAGGACAATAGCTGTACCATAGGCATGGCAAGTAAATCCGTGGACGCTGCAAAGGTAGCGCCCGCTAAGGTTGTTCACTTAGGATGGGATGGGTTGGCATTTGTAACCCATAAAGGGGTGAAGATCGATAACTTAAATGAAAGCCAGGTCAAGGATATATTTTCTGGTAAAATTAAGAACTGGAAAGATCTTGGTGGGCCAGA
Proteins encoded:
- a CDS encoding c-type cytochrome domain-containing protein, translating into MGRRHLFGASLCLSVLACKPQTKAHIISSTNTVEKLIVEEVSSDQVAVSLEAQALTILETQCASCHNFNNAQGGFGSILDVEEMIKSGKYIVPGNPAESTIFNRLAPEGNMPPSGEFADEDRQVLEKWITEITIEEVIPLSTEDEIKTIRADLEQNVAAGNRSFVRYFSLQNQNNAGLSSEQRDSMLKALAKTLNSLSSTTTVKAPLVLDEQKNIVRIDLRDYGFDVASFEAIINEFYPFAISQVPFGNDPVQATIAENHSFLAQEIGSTNFRIRMDWFVATATLPELYKRFLGLPPTLQELDVQLGVDAISNITNNLVIRSGFRNSGVSSQNRIIERHVSSNNLPYWISYDFADNNEGQQNIFNFPLGPVGAGFDEKAFDHDGGEVIFQLPNGLFGYYLNLADGTAIDKGPTNIVRQINGPSQFFQAIVNGMSCMSCHGQGLLPKKDDIRGFAAAAQNFSQAEKVKIADLFVPETVMNQAIAEDNQRYFESLKGLGISPLEPDPINNAYQHYNKALFKKDVQAELGFDDNTFNTMVQTEPFRTAWVSIFYNSGSITRQEFNLLYGEAIRAFGNGREWTEPTSGDHLITPDCMVADPASMSTCTFSLLPEPPVVEDPAAADQAAAAGDGA
- a CDS encoding DUF6702 family protein; amino-acid sequence: MSRFGIPRPKFQSVLTMVVLCFWLSPALGHRYAMSQGMVEHNKSTKSLELSIQLFNHDLDQVFPKICQRYGYSPCSHEEALLSYTRDGFKVLKAGKILPWRWVGVSREIHHTYIFLELIGHEKKPENITFEHNLLKDFFPRQANRVVWRTRPDQS
- a CDS encoding GTP-binding protein — its product is MSQSIRNICTIAHVDHGKTTLVDFLLKQSGTFQAHETVEDRVMDSDSLERERGITISAKNASFKLGTTKVNIVDTPGHADFGGEVERIMDMVDGAILLVDAAEGPLPQTRFVLGKAIEKGLRIILCVNKVDRPECRESDLVENTVNKVFDLFVELGASDDQCEFPIVYACARDGWCTTEQDKIEEYIEGQHPKKLDPLFEEILKFPEAKPEDYGDFRMLLSNVAYDNFVGSLALGKVRSGDVKKNDTLFRIGVDAQGNPVTERFMATRIFVFDGMKQKEVESLSEGDIGLVAGCDKFEIGDTIVGKEGSEALERIEVEEPTMRMLFSINTGPNSGKEGKAIQSRELRERLLNECRANPALKMEDTDVADQYYLLGRGELQFGIIIERMRREGLEFMVGRPNVLMKQADDGSTLEPYESLVLDLPEAYSGDVTKIYQQRKGVLASYESLPGDSENPRVRLTFEIPTRGILGTNSQFLTATRGTGIMSSETIDHRPHTGVLAHRTTGSIISDRKGETTDYALNTIQQRGVLFIGTGVEVYEGMIIGECAKDNDLNVNACRPKKLTNVRSSGSDGIIQLNGTKDMSLEACIEWIDDDEWIEITPEAIRLRKKVLAANQRPVKKNK
- a CDS encoding metallophosphoesterase; translated protein: MIIRHHYSMIATMLLAQVLAGTNLIAKPFRFVALPDTQIYTEDYRPGDGRKNVTDPSGTFRYFTDQTQWVAENADSLDIKMVVHLGDIVNTAQNITQWERAKEAMDVIDRADIPYGMALGNHDVEGNKDSVDYSRNYRNYFGPQLYNDRHWYGGSSPSGESNYQLIEHEGTGFIFLNIALNSDQDETNWADQVLSSHRDRLAIITTHKHLQDFRVGFARYGEKVKSGILRGITMDNRGSRSQEFYDGLIQRHANIIMVLSGHFDADFHRNDGFNGADLPIYEVLADFQGSRNGGDGYLKIFEVDLEAGTIKASTYSPSLDRERTIIDNFVESIDFIYSQAISRIPENVQGISEKLVNAALRDDVVKGVNVIENHPVYQKESAYYETLLADSFGGAVPQSVGSVADWEGFWIIGYASDRDKPLSFGTSARSSRYTMHFDFERYITEPIRSKKSHQRLWSEFLDDLEGIKRRHQDLKIFLTPPFIDLR
- a CDS encoding response regulator — encoded protein: MQKKFPSKVLFVDDDSSVVTPVANALDKMGVEIFVASDLQTAMYRFNKQFFKIIFIDMNFGELDALSLIQKWRNHEVKEKRTAAFIIMNSAPLKPEQKALMSELKDIEVVQKPLALGPMITQLKKSHGLQIRKDLKEKLKHGIRQDFEKSGDLDQAIQRVKECQKALGDDYFTMLIELYNLKGSYEEGLELLKKMPDKLMDPLQKFNLMGEFSLKIGKFEESKQFYEKADKIAPGNIDRITNMVDVYLALKEPESAIEKQKDIIECNPENPDIKFELFKKLEDASFADEAADFCRESTMPKEVIKYFNNKGVMMVKTEAIKNAIAEYERALNYYPNNKDNYLIHFNIALAYLKLRDPQQVSVAIDHLKSSMEINPQFEKAKSVFERVQRASAA